A part of Acropora palmata chromosome 8, jaAcrPala1.3, whole genome shotgun sequence genomic DNA contains:
- the LOC141889451 gene encoding uncharacterized protein LOC141889451 — protein sequence MNEFNPIAFAIIGILLYLAFPFWGQSFCDESSKFNREGNFIYAQFEEFLQHFLNVSVVEEAVVQTTKQCLQRCLENPQCFSTNIAIWRRSDGKILCHLLSREKFGAPERFQANNSFHHYSILSVCESFPCQNGGSCQALNKVNEYICNCPKGFKGNHCETQVYTACKDIVEKQKKQFRPQDNKPYNLTLGSAEHRVYCHMTDDLGTCGGWGWTLVMKTDGNKSTFHYDSNFWNNTEPFNIEAGETGLDNQETKLPTYWSTSFSKICLAMKYEDRFGAFAINVQANSLYSLIAEGQYRSTSVGRYTWKSLIGPQASLQRNCNKEGFNAKCRWRGARLGILANNEYNCHTCDSLLGFGLQDSSTCGNIATHGGDNGNKDNQAMGYIFVH from the exons ATGAACGAGTTCAATCCTATTGCGTTTGCGATAATTGGAATTTTACTTTACTTAGCTTTTCCCTTTTGGGGTCAAAGTTTTTGCGATGAGTCCAGCAAGTTTAATCGTGAGGGAAATTTCATATACGCTCAATTTGAAGAGTTTTTACAGCATTTTTTGAACGTTTCCGTCGTCGAAGAAGCTGTCgtacaaacaacaaaacagtgtTTACAAAGATGTTTGGAAAACCCGCAATGTTTTTCAACGAACATTGCCATTTGGCGGCGATCGGACGGCAAAATACTTTGCCACCTTCTTTCGAGGGAAAAATTCGGAGCACCCGAACGCTTCCAAGCAAACAACAGCTTTCACCACTATAGCATCTTG AGCGTTTGTGAGAGTTTTCCTTGCCAAAATGGGGGATCATGTCAAGCATTAAACAAAGTGAACGAATACATTTGTAACTGTCCCAAAGGATTCAAAGGAAATCATTGCGAGACCCAAG TTTATACAGCGTGTAAAGATATCGTCgagaaacagaaaaagcaGTTCAG GCCACAAGACAACAAACCTTATAATCTCACACTTGGCTCGGCGGAACATCGTGTCTACTGTCACATGACTGACGACCTTGGAACCTGTGGAGGTTGGGGATGGACGCTGGTCATGAAAACCGACGGTAACAAG aGCACGTTTCACTATGATTCAAACTTTTGGAATAACACTGAGCCTTTCAACATTGAAGCGGGAGAGACTGGGCTCGACAATCAGGAGACTAAATTACCAACCTACTGGTCCACGTCTTTTTCCAAGATCTGCCTCGCCATGAAGTATGAGGATCGCTTTGGAGCCTTTGCGATCAATGTGCAAGCCAATTCATTGTACTCTTTGATAGCAGAGGGGCAATACCGCAGCACATCTGTGGGACGTTACACATGGAAATCCTTAATTGGTCCTCAAGCTTCGCTACAGAGGAATTGTAACAAGGAAGGTTTCAACGCAAAATGTAGGTGGCGCGGGGCAAGACTTGGGATTCTCGCGAACAATGAGTACAACTGTCATACGTGTGATTCTCTTCTGGGCTTTGGTCTGCAAGACTCCTCTACATGTGGAAATATAGCAACACATGGAGGAGATAACGGCAACAAAGACAACCAAGCCATGGGGTACATTTTTGTGCACTAA
- the LOC141889452 gene encoding uncharacterized protein LOC141889452 isoform X1, which translates to MESRLEKIFSMGINIMSLAVWLGEDRKCSAAVMADQIQDFPQLPYINFEATRLRKSVKDAFSSLRKHATLSPAARKTLGIVAWILVFSWQIIGLVLYAIRAFETSINAKHASFQSTQIELYSNSEALELTWLVTLFFNNALVMLAVSKVPSFVGYFVILKKLVRLPSFWSLLALTAVSMSGYVIIMAFKYDSAMELALIVAFMVERLVQVILVSFINFTQVNHAWNTGSRIVFVFIKTNITFSFLNYFIQFVVGSVQFTLDVYGIDNEIETESDLFHIFGAIRRVAVVVFCYRIFKFYWEKLFIDNRNILCHYDFLEKRHGTQENLLQLNSQ; encoded by the exons atggaatctcggttggagaagattttttcgatgggaattaatatcatgtcgttagcagtgtggttaggagaggacaggaaatgttctgcggctgtg ATGGCTGATCAGATTCAAGACTTTCCTCAATTGCCTTACATCAATTTTGAAGCCACGCGATTAAGAAAAAGCGTTAAAGacgctttttcttctttgcggAAGCATGCGACACTTTCACCCGCTGCCCGGAAAACACTTGGAATCGTTGCCTGGATCCTAGTTTTCTCATGGCAGATCATTGGCCTAGTGCTTTACGCCATCCGTGCATTTGAGACAAGCATCAACGCAAAGCATGCTAGTTTCCAGTCCACGCAAATCGAGCTGTACAGCAACTCCGAAGCCTTGGAATTGACGTGGCTGGTCACGTTGTTTTTTAACAATGCCTTGGTGATGCTAGCTGTATCTAAAGTGCCCTCGTTTGTTGGGTATTTTGTGATACTAAAGAAGCTTGTTCGCCTGCCGTCTTTCTGGAGTCTCCTAGCCTTAACTGCAGTTTCCATGTCAGGGTACGTGATAATAATGGCGTTCAAATATGACTCTGCAATGGAATTAGCGTTGATTGTGGCCTTCATGGTCGAGCGTCTTGTCCAAGTCATTCTTGTTTCCTTCATCAACTTCACGCAGGTGAATCACGCGTGGAATACCGGCTCACGGATAGTATTTGTCTTCATTAAGACGAACATcaccttttcatttttaaactattttattCAGTTTGTCGTTGGCTCAGTTCAGTTTACCCTCGACGTTTATGGCATCGACAACGAGATCGAAACTGAGTCAGACCTCTTCCATATCTTCGGTGCGATCCGTCGCGTTGCTGTTGTCGTATTCTGTTATagaattttcaagttttattgggaaaaactgtttATCGATAACAGAAACATACTTTGTCACTATGACTTTTTGGAGAAGCGCCATGGGACTCAAGAAAACTTGCTACAGTTAAACAGTCAATAG
- the LOC141889452 gene encoding uncharacterized protein LOC141889452 isoform X2, with the protein MADQIQDFPQLPYINFEATRLRKSVKDAFSSLRKHATLSPAARKTLGIVAWILVFSWQIIGLVLYAIRAFETSINAKHASFQSTQIELYSNSEALELTWLVTLFFNNALVMLAVSKVPSFVGYFVILKKLVRLPSFWSLLALTAVSMSGYVIIMAFKYDSAMELALIVAFMVERLVQVILVSFINFTQVNHAWNTGSRIVFVFIKTNITFSFLNYFIQFVVGSVQFTLDVYGIDNEIETESDLFHIFGAIRRVAVVVFCYRIFKFYWEKLFIDNRNILCHYDFLEKRHGTQENLLQLNSQ; encoded by the coding sequence ATGGCTGATCAGATTCAAGACTTTCCTCAATTGCCTTACATCAATTTTGAAGCCACGCGATTAAGAAAAAGCGTTAAAGacgctttttcttctttgcggAAGCATGCGACACTTTCACCCGCTGCCCGGAAAACACTTGGAATCGTTGCCTGGATCCTAGTTTTCTCATGGCAGATCATTGGCCTAGTGCTTTACGCCATCCGTGCATTTGAGACAAGCATCAACGCAAAGCATGCTAGTTTCCAGTCCACGCAAATCGAGCTGTACAGCAACTCCGAAGCCTTGGAATTGACGTGGCTGGTCACGTTGTTTTTTAACAATGCCTTGGTGATGCTAGCTGTATCTAAAGTGCCCTCGTTTGTTGGGTATTTTGTGATACTAAAGAAGCTTGTTCGCCTGCCGTCTTTCTGGAGTCTCCTAGCCTTAACTGCAGTTTCCATGTCAGGGTACGTGATAATAATGGCGTTCAAATATGACTCTGCAATGGAATTAGCGTTGATTGTGGCCTTCATGGTCGAGCGTCTTGTCCAAGTCATTCTTGTTTCCTTCATCAACTTCACGCAGGTGAATCACGCGTGGAATACCGGCTCACGGATAGTATTTGTCTTCATTAAGACGAACATcaccttttcatttttaaactattttattCAGTTTGTCGTTGGCTCAGTTCAGTTTACCCTCGACGTTTATGGCATCGACAACGAGATCGAAACTGAGTCAGACCTCTTCCATATCTTCGGTGCGATCCGTCGCGTTGCTGTTGTCGTATTCTGTTATagaattttcaagttttattgggaaaaactgtttATCGATAACAGAAACATACTTTGTCACTATGACTTTTTGGAGAAGCGCCATGGGACTCAAGAAAACTTGCTACAGTTAAACAGTCAATAG